The following proteins are encoded in a genomic region of Populus trichocarpa isolate Nisqually-1 chromosome 13, P.trichocarpa_v4.1, whole genome shotgun sequence:
- the LOC7473864 gene encoding cation/calcium exchanger 5 translates to MAFSSLPPLLNTIVAISITLISTLIFSKSQLYPTPSPQIPHRSLLSQNQDQNFTLSCTSLPASNGFIDYLSLHFCLFKEKFLLSIPCLSLFVLLHFYVLIETAQSHFSIVTTKLTHHLNLSPSMGGVTLLALGNGAPDVFASLAAVRSGQYRTGFGAILSAGTFVSALVVGFVAIYSAPFNVDPASFIRDVGFYLLGALILFYVYLSGEIFFWQAVGFVGFYLFFVGFVFWMDLGSGSIAAAGGAGGDDRRDAREMDCERGGEVVVGSLAGEKEHSGCFERAYGKISKLWEFPVSFLLKLTIPQSAPLEWNRFYMSANIALCPVALLYACNSFMPLDHPIVFLFPNTHFPLWFIVLLASSSLAVLHFILEKEPPKNEQISVVLVAFVMSVFWISAVAGELLNCLEALGILLEVPPSLLGLTVLAWGNSVGDLVADVAVAKAGQPAMAMAGCFAGPMFNMLVGLGSALVILTADVYPKAYKLHFHVGIVIAFVFLLFGLMGSLLVITWSRFRVPRFWGFCLVGLYVFFMAVSLVIAMFSG, encoded by the exons ATGGCCTTCTCCTCCCTCCCTCCTCTCCTAAACACCATTGTAGCAATCTCCATAACCCTCATCTCCACTCTCATCTTCTCAAAATCCCAACTTTACCCCACCCCGTCTCCTCAAATCCCCCATAGATCCCTCCTCTCTCAAAATCAAGATCAAAACTTTACTCTCTCTTGCACCTCTTTGCCCGCTTCAAATGGCTTTATTGACTACCTTTCCCTTCACTTTTGCCTCTTCAAAGAGAagtttttgctttcaattccTTGCCTTTCATTATTTGTACTTCttcatttttatgttcttattgAAACAGCACAATCCCATTTCTCTATAGTGACAACAAAGCTAACCCATCATTTAAATCTCTCTCCAAGTATGGGAGGTGTGACCCTTTTGGCTTTAGGTAATGGGGCACCTGATGTTTTTGCATCACTTGCTGCTGTTAGGTCAGGGCAATATAGAACTGGGTTTGGTGCTATATTGTCTGCTGGGACTTTTGTTTCTGCCCTTGTTGTTGGTTTTGTTGCTATTTATTCTGCACCATTTAATGTGGATCCTGCTTCTTTTATAAGGGATGTTGGGTTTTATTTGTTAGgtgctttgattttgttttatgtttatttgaGTGGGGAGATATTCTTTTGGCAGGCTGTTGGGTTTGTtgggttttatttgtttttcgtTGGGTTTGTGTTTTGGATGGATTTGGGAAGTGGTAGTATTGCTGCTGCTGGCGGTGCCGGTGGTGATGATAGAAGGGATGCAAGAGAAATGGATTGCGAAAGAGGTGGTGAAGTGGTTGTGGGGAGTTTGGCGGGTGAGAAGGAGCATTCGGGATGTTTTGAGAGGGCTTATGGAAAG ATCTCAAAGTTATGGGAGTTTCCTGTCTCTTTTCTTCTGAAGCTCACAATTCCTCAAAGTGCACCTTTGGAATGGAACAGGTTCTACATGTCTGCCAACATTGCTCTTTGCCCAGTAGCTCTTTTGTATGCTTGCAACTCATTCATGCCGTTAGATCATCCCATTGTATTCCTCTTTCCGAACACTCATTTCCCTCTCTGGTTCATAGTACTTTTGGCAAGCTCTTCACTCGCAGTTCTGCACTTTATACTTGAAAAGGAACCTCCAAAGAACGAGCAAATATCAGTGGTGCTTGTGGCATTTGTAATGAGTGTCTTTTGGATATCTGCTGTTGCTGGTGAACTTCTCAACTGCCTGGAAGCACTTGGGATACTTCTTGAAGTGCCCCCATCTCTCCTTGGGCTTACAGTACTTGCTTGGGGAAACTCTGTGGGTGATCTAGTTGCTGATGTTGCAGTTGCCAAAGCTGGCCAGCCAGCTATGGCCATGGCTGGATGCTTTGCTGGACCAATGTTTAACATGCTTGTTGGGCTTGGATCAGCTTTGGTGATACTAACAGCTGATGTTTATCCAAAAGCTTATAAACTCCATTTCCACGTTGGTATTGTGATTGCATTTGTGTTTTTGCTTTTCGGACTGATGGGATCTCTGTTAGTCATCACTTGGTCCAGATTTCGGGTGCCTAGGTTTTGGGGTTTCTGCCTTGTTGGGctttatgtcttttttatggCAGTTAGCTTAGTCATAGCTATGTTCTCAGGGTGA
- the LOC7473865 gene encoding uncharacterized protein LOC7473865 isoform X2 has product MASQMLPINDRMRINWTSMMERYFIDLMLDQLHRGNRMGHTFNKQAWTDMLTMFNSRFGTKYDRDTLKSHYSNLWKQYNDVKNLLEQSGFSWDDNRKMVVASDDAWATIIKANSDAQYYWRKFLVNFNDLCLIFAYTAADGRYSRSSHDIDLDDDIQGLNFDAGMGGFPSESTNCVKAKWTSAMDRFFLELMLVEVKKGSKNNNTFSKEAWKDMLTLFNAKFCSQYGKNVLKRRYKKLFKYYCEMRSLLERKAHPDMHSYRKKTLLNYQDLSLVYGNELISGHQGCMHQDENFEDVTLQVKTDRNKGHHHSVRSDVGPCWKSSMDRYFIDLLQNQALIGNKIGHELTTEAWVELTRLFKAKFGSQYDDCILKNQFNHLRTRYNDIKFLLEQSGFSWDETRDMVTAEDCVWDSYTKVYPHVQSYRNKSVASYYKLCVIYGEESSNGRYSDMAQQADIDSKPPVLMVEDQCLANGDCSKPDWTPSMDRYFIDLMLDQVHRGNKSSYTLDDQAWIDMAVMLNERFGSQHEKDILRQRHESLGKLFNGMKNLLGQKGFSWNETQQLVKAYDDVWEAYSKEHPNARSYRSTPKPDYNDLYLIYGNSISDEGHNQSGQGAKNCNRGFWNADWTPPMDQLFINLMLEHVRQGSMVDQRFNKQAWSDMVSKFSAAFGSQHDQYVLERRFMNLRKLFGDMKNLLDQSGFAWDDRRHMIIAGDSLWNAYLKDYPDAHPYRNRALPNYDDLFLIYGDKNNHESNHHHSVVGNGHVLGSNVDDEDGLSPIDSNHPWINWTKPMEIYFIKLMSEQVLEGNKNHETFNEQAWAWIVAAFNEKFRLLCEREAVESWYLSLMKEYSNITNILNQNGFAWDETEQMVIADDDDWSAYIKEHPGAMKYKGRVLGSYNDLCVIYGNSVAAGRSSYLGVNTVIDNNAFDMGIDGVFGDAPYPTGKLEISDQRHKRKSLSSSTTMASRKVHRPKRGEAKEPVGLKPMGVMEEHNEERISIEEIVNALQVIPDMDDENFLEACKLLENEEKAKVFVAMDVKQRRKWLFRKLYR; this is encoded by the exons ATGGCCAGCCAAATGCTTCCGATTAATGATCGAATGAGAATTAATTGGACGTCAATGATGGAGCGGTATTTCATCGATCTTATGTTAGATCAGTTGCATAGGGGAAATAGAATGGGTCATACCTTCAACAAACAAGCTTGGACGGATATGCTGACCATGTTCAATTCAAGATTCGGGACTAAATATGACCGAGACACCTTGAAAAGTCATTATTCAAATTTGTGGAAGCAATACAATGATGTGAAGAATCTTCTTGAACAGAGTGGATTTTCTTGGGATGATAATCGAAAAATGGTTGTAGCTAGTGATGATGCATGGGCAACCATTATCAAG GCGAACTCTGATGCACAGTACTACTGGAGGAAGTTTTTGGTGAACTTCAATGATTTGTGCTTGATATTTGCATACACAGCAGCAGATGGAAGATACAGCCGTTCAAGTCATGATATAGACTTGGATGATGATATTCAAGGCCTGAACTTTG ATGCTGGAATGGGTGGCTTTCCCTCAGAAAGCACTAATTGTGTGAAGGCAAAGTGGACATCAGCCATGGACCGATTTTTTCTTGAGCTTATGTTGGTCGAAGTCAAAAAAGGAAGCAAAAACAACAATACATTCAGCAAAGAAGCATGGAAAGACATGCTTACTTTGTTCAATGCAAAATTTTGTTCTCAATATGGAAAAAATGTTCTGAAGCGCCGCTATAAGAAACTTTTCAAGTACTATTGTGAGATGAGAAGTCTACTTGAGAGAAAG GCACACCCTGATATGCATTCATATAGAAAGAAGACCTTACTAAACTATCAAGATTTGAGCTTGGTTTATGGAAATGAACTCATCAGTGGACATCAAGGTTGCATGCACCAAGATGAAAACTTTGAAGATGTGACCTTACAAGTTAAAACTG ACAGAAATAAGGGTCACCATCACTCTGTTCGAAGTGACGTGGGACCATGTTGGAAATCATCAATGGATCGCTACTTTATTGATTTGTTGCAAAACCAGGCGCTTATAGGGAATAAAATCGGTCATGAATTGACAACTGAAGCATGGGTTGAATTAACCAGGTTGTTCAAAGCAAAATTCGGGTCACAATATGATGATTGCATCCTGAAAAATCAGTTCAACCATTTGAGGACAAGGTATAATGACATAAAATTTCTTCTCGAGCAGAGTGGCTTTTCTTGGGATGAAACTCGAGACATGGTAACTGCTGAAGATTGTGTTTGGGATTCTTATACCAAG GTGTATCCTCATGTTCAATCATACAGAAATAAATCTGTTGCAAGCTACTACAAGCTATGTGTTATATACGGGGAAGAAAGTTCCAATGGAAGATACAGTGACATGGCTCAACAGGCGGATATTGACAGCAAACCTCCAGTGTTGATGGTTG AGGACCAATGCCTTGCAAATGGCGATTGTTCAAAGCCAGATTGGACACCTTCAATGGACCGCTATTTTATCGATCTTATGTTAGACCAAGTTCATAGAGGGAATAAGAGCAGTTACACTTTGGATGATCAAGCTTGGATTGATATGGCTGTTATGCTCAATGAAAGATTTGGATCACAACATGAAAAAGATATCCTGAGGCAGCGCCATGAAAGTTTGGGAAAGCTTTTTAATGGCATGAAGAATCTTCTTGGCCAGAAAGGGTTTTCTTGGAATGAAACGCAGCAGTTAGTCAAAGCATATGATGATGTTTGGGAGGCTTATTCGAAG GAACATCCTAATGCCAGATCATACAGATCCACTCCGAAGCCAGATTACAATGACTTGTACTTGATTTATGGAAATTCAATTTCAGATGAAGGCCATAACCAATCAGGTCAAG GAGCCAAAAATTGCAATCGCGGCTTCTGGAATGCTGATTGGACACCACCAATGGACCAATTATTTATAAATCTAATGCTAGAGCATGTTCGTCAAGGAAGTATGGTTGATCAAAGATTTAATAAGCAAGCCTGGAGTGATATGGTTTCAAAGTTTAGTGCTGCATTTGGATCTCAGCATGACCAATATGTCTTAGAAAGGCGTTTTATGAATTTAAGGAAGCTATTTGGTGATATGAAAAATTTACTTGATCAGAGTGGATTTGCTTGGGATGACCGAAGACACATGATAATTGCTGGTGACAGTCTTTGGAATGCTTATCTGAAG GATTACCCTGATGCACATCCATACCGCAATAGGGCTCTTCCTAATTACGATGATTTGTTCTTGATATATGGAGACAAAAACAATCATGAGAGTAACCACCATCACTCAGTGGTTGGCAATGGCCATGTCCTCGGATCAAATGTTG ATGACGAAGATGGGCTATCCCCTATTGATTCTAATCATCCATGGATAAATTGGACAAAACCGatggaaatatattttataaaactcatGTCAGAGCAGGTGCTTGAAGGGAACAAAAACCATGAGACATTCAATGAGCAAGCTTGGGCCTGGATAGTTGCAGCATTCAATGAAAAATTTAGACTTCTATGTGAGAGAGAAGCTGTCGAAAGCTGGTATCTAAGCTTGATGAAAGAGTATAGCAACATTACAAATATTCTCAATCAGAACGGTTTTGCTTGGGATGAAACAGAGCAGATGGTGATAGCTGACGATGATGACTGGTCTGCTTATATCAAG GAACACCCAGGTGCAATGAAATACAAAGGCAGGGTCCTGGGTAGTTATAACGATCTTTGTGTAATATATGGTAATAGCGTGGCAGCAGGGAGATCAAGTTACTTGGGTGTAAACACGGTGATTGACAACAATGCCTTTGATATGGGGATTGATGGTGTTTTTGGAGATGCACCATACCCTACTGGAAAACTTGAAATATCTGATCAAAGGCATAAACGGAAGTCTCTGTCTTCCTCCACAACGATGGCTTCGAGGAAAGTTCACAGACCTAAGCGAGGAGAGGCTAAAGAACCAGTTGGTCTGAAACCAATGGGAGTTATGGAGGAGCACAACGAAGAACGGATCTCAATCGAAGAAATTGTCAATGCACTTCAAGTTATACCAGACATGGACGACGAGAACTTCTTGGAAGCTTGTAAACTTCTAGAAAACGAGGAAAAAGCCAAGGTATTTGTGGCAATGGACGTAAAACAGAGAAGGAAATGGCTATTTAGAAAGCTTTACAGATAG
- the LOC7473300 gene encoding increased DNA methylation 2 isoform X2: protein MDTSSQAANSLSTAGSESFVDSSVIANNDQLFLLYFIIGNFFGPDLKEGPKKSLFQRAAEGLSTYLLEQLTGGYIKTEEIEHIYHYALRKAEKHLALKLSLLHQFFLGNLPASGTASYPQFPDMFPTHLHPHSLMDNRYQIVSNVIFINNPNTSHIGSKDIERFIRLTGLENLLLDRDAARFHSYLDGSALYDVIVHEAGPGVEWPPTSTHHFHKRAKHADGILQARDLHVYDVQPLSCVPFRGLPPSHSCTTSLLARDSGKSAEESPRMVFLPSGAKKEEWNSLVAACKGGLALTGTAAMGQVQQTVGLVDIGECEDAYLFRVSLPGVRQDDTCYAQNCL from the exons ATGGATACTTCATCTCAGGCTGCAAATTCTCTTTCGACTGCGGGATCAGAATCCTTTGTTGATTCAAGTGTCATAGCCAACAATGACCAACTTTTCCTCctttatttcatcattggaaACTTTTTTGGGCCTGATCTGAAAGAAGGACCTAAAAAATCACTGTTTCAAAGAGCAGCTGAGGGTCTATCAACTTACTTATTAGAACAACTAACTGGAGGCTACATCAAAACTGAAGAAATAGAGCATATATACCACTATGCACTTCGAAAGGCAGAGAAGCATCTTGCTCTGAAATTATCCTTGTTGCACCAATTCTTTCTAGGCAACCTACCTGCTTCTGGAACTGCCAGTTACCCGCAGTTTCCCGATATGTTTCCAACCCACCTACATCCTCATTCACTAATGGATAATAGATACCAAATTGTGTCAAATGTGATATTCATCAACAACCCAAATACCTCCCATATTGGCTCGAAGGACATTGAGAGGTTTATAAGATTAACTGGGCTCGAGAATCTTCTGCTGGATAGAGATGCAGCAAGATTTCACTCATATTTGGATGGCAGTGCTCTATATGATGTGATAGTGCATGAGGCTGGACCTGGTGTAGAATGGCCTCCTACAAGTACTCATCATTTTCATAAGAGAGCAAAACATGCAGATGGCATCCTGCAAGCCAGGGATCTGCATGTCTATGATGTGCAACCTCTTAGCTGTGTGCCATTTAGAGGTTTGCCTCCTTCTCACAGCTGTACAACATCTCTACTAGCCAGAGATTCTGGAAAATCTGCTGAAGAAAGTCCACGGATGGTTTTTCTTCCATCAGGAGCGAAAAAGGAAGAGTGGAACAGTTTGGTGGCTGCATGTAAAGGTGGACTTGCATTGACTGGTACTGCTGCAATGGGCCAGGTGCAACAGACTGTCGGGCTTGTTGATATTGGTGAGTGTGAAGATGCATACCTTTTCCGGGTGTCTCTTCCTGGAGTGAGACAAGACGACA CTTGTTATGCTCAAAATTGTCTGTGA
- the LOC7473301 gene encoding nuclear transcription factor Y subunit C-3, giving the protein MDQQGYGTNPYQPNQMPAASNPGSVPGQPAGAQLEQHQLAYQQIHQQQQQQLQQQRQSFWTNQYKEIDKVTDFKNHSLPLARIKKIMKADEDVKMISAEAPVIFARACEMFILELTLQSWNHTEENKRRTLQKNDIAAAITRTDIFDFLVDIVPREDMKDEVLASIPRGTMPVGGPVDALPYCYMPHPHAPQVGTPGMIMGKPVTDPAMYAQQSHPYMAQHMWPQGPEQQQSPSDQ; this is encoded by the coding sequence ATGGATCAGCAAGGGTATGGGACAAATCCATATCAGCCAAACCAAATGCCTGCTGCCTCAAATCCTGGATCAGTTCCTGGTCAGCCTGCAGGAGCTCAGCTTGAACAGCATCAACTTGCCTATCAGCAGATCCaccagcaacagcaacagcaactcCAGCAACAACGCCAGTCTTTTTGGACAAATCAGTATAAAGAAATAGACAAAGTTACTGATTTCAAAAATCACAGTCTTCCCTTGGCAAGGATCAAGAAGATCATGAAGGCTGATGAGGATGTCAAGATGATATCAGCTGAGGCACCAGTTATATTCGCCAGGGCTTGTGAAATGTTTATTTTAGAGTTGACCTTGCAGTCTTGGAATCACACGGAGGAGAACAAGAGGAGGACACTACAGAAGAATGATATTGCTGCAGCTATCACTAGGACTGATATCTTTGATTTCCTGGTTGACATTGTACCTAGGGAGGATATGAAAGATGAAGTGCTTGCATCAATCCCAAGAGGAACAATGCCTGTTGGAGGGCCTGTTGATGCACTCCCTTACTGCTATATGCCACATCCACATGCACCTCAGGTCGGGACTCCTGGGATGATAATGGGCAAGCCTGTGACAGACCCAGCCATGTATGCCCAGCAATCTCATCCCTATATGGCACAGCATATGTGGCCACAGGGACCAGAGCAGCAGCAGTCACCCTCAGATCAGTAG
- the LOC7473300 gene encoding increased DNA methylation 2 isoform X1, translating into MDTSSQAANSLSTAGSESFVDSSVIANNDQLFLLYFIIGNFFGPDLKEGPKKSLFQRAAEGLSTYLLEQLTGGYIKTEEIEHIYHYALRKAEKHLALKLSLLHQFFLGNLPASGTASYPQFPDMFPTHLHPHSLMDNRYQIVSNVIFINNPNTSHIGSKDIERFIRLTGLENLLLDRDAARFHSYLDGSALYDVIVHEAGPGVEWPPTSTHHFHKRAKHADGILQARDLHVYDVQPLSCVPFRGLPPSHSCTTSLLARDSGKSAEESPRMVFLPSGAKKEEWNSLVAACKGGLALTGTAAMGQVQQTVGLVDIGECEDAYLFRVSLPGVRQDDNEFSCKIENDGKVLIKGITTTGEKTVYRFSQKFEMLSRNLCSPGQFSISFQLPGPVDPSHFSGKFGFDGILEVIVMKSI; encoded by the exons ATGGATACTTCATCTCAGGCTGCAAATTCTCTTTCGACTGCGGGATCAGAATCCTTTGTTGATTCAAGTGTCATAGCCAACAATGACCAACTTTTCCTCctttatttcatcattggaaACTTTTTTGGGCCTGATCTGAAAGAAGGACCTAAAAAATCACTGTTTCAAAGAGCAGCTGAGGGTCTATCAACTTACTTATTAGAACAACTAACTGGAGGCTACATCAAAACTGAAGAAATAGAGCATATATACCACTATGCACTTCGAAAGGCAGAGAAGCATCTTGCTCTGAAATTATCCTTGTTGCACCAATTCTTTCTAGGCAACCTACCTGCTTCTGGAACTGCCAGTTACCCGCAGTTTCCCGATATGTTTCCAACCCACCTACATCCTCATTCACTAATGGATAATAGATACCAAATTGTGTCAAATGTGATATTCATCAACAACCCAAATACCTCCCATATTGGCTCGAAGGACATTGAGAGGTTTATAAGATTAACTGGGCTCGAGAATCTTCTGCTGGATAGAGATGCAGCAAGATTTCACTCATATTTGGATGGCAGTGCTCTATATGATGTGATAGTGCATGAGGCTGGACCTGGTGTAGAATGGCCTCCTACAAGTACTCATCATTTTCATAAGAGAGCAAAACATGCAGATGGCATCCTGCAAGCCAGGGATCTGCATGTCTATGATGTGCAACCTCTTAGCTGTGTGCCATTTAGAGGTTTGCCTCCTTCTCACAGCTGTACAACATCTCTACTAGCCAGAGATTCTGGAAAATCTGCTGAAGAAAGTCCACGGATGGTTTTTCTTCCATCAGGAGCGAAAAAGGAAGAGTGGAACAGTTTGGTGGCTGCATGTAAAGGTGGACTTGCATTGACTGGTACTGCTGCAATGGGCCAGGTGCAACAGACTGTCGGGCTTGTTGATATTGGTGAGTGTGAAGATGCATACCTTTTCCGGGTGTCTCTTCCTGGAGTGAGACAAGACGACA ATGAATTCAGCTGCAAAATCGAAAATGATGGTAAGGTGCTGATAAAGGGCATCACAACAACAGGTGAGAAAACGGTGTACAGGTTCTCCCAAAAGTTTGAGATGCTATCCAGAAACCTCTGCTCACCAGGGCagttttctatttcatttcaaCTGCCTGGTCCAGTTGATCCTAGTCACTTTTCAGGCAAATTTGGCTTTGATGGGATTCTAGAGGTGATTGTCATGAAGAGCATATAA
- the LOC7473865 gene encoding uncharacterized protein LOC7473865 isoform X1: protein MASQMLPINDRMRINWTSMMERYFIDLMLDQLHRGNRMGHTFNKQAWTDMLTMFNSRFGTKYDRDTLKSHYSNLWKQYNDVKNLLEQSGFSWDDNRKMVVASDDAWATIIKANSDAQYYWRKFLVNFNDLCLIFAYTAADGRYSRSSHDIDLDDDIQGLNFDAGMGGFPSESTNCVKAKWTSAMDRFFLELMLVEVKKGSKNNNTFSKEAWKDMLTLFNAKFCSQYGKNVLKRRYKKLFKYYCEMRSLLERKAHPDMHSYRKKTLLNYQDLSLVYGNELISGHQGCMHQDENFEDVTLQVKTDRNKGHHHSVRSDVGPCWKSSMDRYFIDLLQNQALIGNKIGHELTTEAWVELTRLFKAKFGSQYDDCILKNQFNHLRTRYNDIKFLLEQSGFSWDETRDMVTAEDCVWDSYTKVYPHVQSYRNKSVASYYKLCVIYGEESSNGRYSDMAQQADIDSKPPVLMVGEEDQCLANGDCSKPDWTPSMDRYFIDLMLDQVHRGNKSSYTLDDQAWIDMAVMLNERFGSQHEKDILRQRHESLGKLFNGMKNLLGQKGFSWNETQQLVKAYDDVWEAYSKEHPNARSYRSTPKPDYNDLYLIYGNSISDEGHNQSGQGAKNCNRGFWNADWTPPMDQLFINLMLEHVRQGSMVDQRFNKQAWSDMVSKFSAAFGSQHDQYVLERRFMNLRKLFGDMKNLLDQSGFAWDDRRHMIIAGDSLWNAYLKDYPDAHPYRNRALPNYDDLFLIYGDKNNHESNHHHSVVGNGHVLGSNVDDEDGLSPIDSNHPWINWTKPMEIYFIKLMSEQVLEGNKNHETFNEQAWAWIVAAFNEKFRLLCEREAVESWYLSLMKEYSNITNILNQNGFAWDETEQMVIADDDDWSAYIKEHPGAMKYKGRVLGSYNDLCVIYGNSVAAGRSSYLGVNTVIDNNAFDMGIDGVFGDAPYPTGKLEISDQRHKRKSLSSSTTMASRKVHRPKRGEAKEPVGLKPMGVMEEHNEERISIEEIVNALQVIPDMDDENFLEACKLLENEEKAKVFVAMDVKQRRKWLFRKLYR from the exons ATGGCCAGCCAAATGCTTCCGATTAATGATCGAATGAGAATTAATTGGACGTCAATGATGGAGCGGTATTTCATCGATCTTATGTTAGATCAGTTGCATAGGGGAAATAGAATGGGTCATACCTTCAACAAACAAGCTTGGACGGATATGCTGACCATGTTCAATTCAAGATTCGGGACTAAATATGACCGAGACACCTTGAAAAGTCATTATTCAAATTTGTGGAAGCAATACAATGATGTGAAGAATCTTCTTGAACAGAGTGGATTTTCTTGGGATGATAATCGAAAAATGGTTGTAGCTAGTGATGATGCATGGGCAACCATTATCAAG GCGAACTCTGATGCACAGTACTACTGGAGGAAGTTTTTGGTGAACTTCAATGATTTGTGCTTGATATTTGCATACACAGCAGCAGATGGAAGATACAGCCGTTCAAGTCATGATATAGACTTGGATGATGATATTCAAGGCCTGAACTTTG ATGCTGGAATGGGTGGCTTTCCCTCAGAAAGCACTAATTGTGTGAAGGCAAAGTGGACATCAGCCATGGACCGATTTTTTCTTGAGCTTATGTTGGTCGAAGTCAAAAAAGGAAGCAAAAACAACAATACATTCAGCAAAGAAGCATGGAAAGACATGCTTACTTTGTTCAATGCAAAATTTTGTTCTCAATATGGAAAAAATGTTCTGAAGCGCCGCTATAAGAAACTTTTCAAGTACTATTGTGAGATGAGAAGTCTACTTGAGAGAAAG GCACACCCTGATATGCATTCATATAGAAAGAAGACCTTACTAAACTATCAAGATTTGAGCTTGGTTTATGGAAATGAACTCATCAGTGGACATCAAGGTTGCATGCACCAAGATGAAAACTTTGAAGATGTGACCTTACAAGTTAAAACTG ACAGAAATAAGGGTCACCATCACTCTGTTCGAAGTGACGTGGGACCATGTTGGAAATCATCAATGGATCGCTACTTTATTGATTTGTTGCAAAACCAGGCGCTTATAGGGAATAAAATCGGTCATGAATTGACAACTGAAGCATGGGTTGAATTAACCAGGTTGTTCAAAGCAAAATTCGGGTCACAATATGATGATTGCATCCTGAAAAATCAGTTCAACCATTTGAGGACAAGGTATAATGACATAAAATTTCTTCTCGAGCAGAGTGGCTTTTCTTGGGATGAAACTCGAGACATGGTAACTGCTGAAGATTGTGTTTGGGATTCTTATACCAAG GTGTATCCTCATGTTCAATCATACAGAAATAAATCTGTTGCAAGCTACTACAAGCTATGTGTTATATACGGGGAAGAAAGTTCCAATGGAAGATACAGTGACATGGCTCAACAGGCGGATATTGACAGCAAACCTCCAGTGTTGATGGTTG gaGAAGAGGACCAATGCCTTGCAAATGGCGATTGTTCAAAGCCAGATTGGACACCTTCAATGGACCGCTATTTTATCGATCTTATGTTAGACCAAGTTCATAGAGGGAATAAGAGCAGTTACACTTTGGATGATCAAGCTTGGATTGATATGGCTGTTATGCTCAATGAAAGATTTGGATCACAACATGAAAAAGATATCCTGAGGCAGCGCCATGAAAGTTTGGGAAAGCTTTTTAATGGCATGAAGAATCTTCTTGGCCAGAAAGGGTTTTCTTGGAATGAAACGCAGCAGTTAGTCAAAGCATATGATGATGTTTGGGAGGCTTATTCGAAG GAACATCCTAATGCCAGATCATACAGATCCACTCCGAAGCCAGATTACAATGACTTGTACTTGATTTATGGAAATTCAATTTCAGATGAAGGCCATAACCAATCAGGTCAAG GAGCCAAAAATTGCAATCGCGGCTTCTGGAATGCTGATTGGACACCACCAATGGACCAATTATTTATAAATCTAATGCTAGAGCATGTTCGTCAAGGAAGTATGGTTGATCAAAGATTTAATAAGCAAGCCTGGAGTGATATGGTTTCAAAGTTTAGTGCTGCATTTGGATCTCAGCATGACCAATATGTCTTAGAAAGGCGTTTTATGAATTTAAGGAAGCTATTTGGTGATATGAAAAATTTACTTGATCAGAGTGGATTTGCTTGGGATGACCGAAGACACATGATAATTGCTGGTGACAGTCTTTGGAATGCTTATCTGAAG GATTACCCTGATGCACATCCATACCGCAATAGGGCTCTTCCTAATTACGATGATTTGTTCTTGATATATGGAGACAAAAACAATCATGAGAGTAACCACCATCACTCAGTGGTTGGCAATGGCCATGTCCTCGGATCAAATGTTG ATGACGAAGATGGGCTATCCCCTATTGATTCTAATCATCCATGGATAAATTGGACAAAACCGatggaaatatattttataaaactcatGTCAGAGCAGGTGCTTGAAGGGAACAAAAACCATGAGACATTCAATGAGCAAGCTTGGGCCTGGATAGTTGCAGCATTCAATGAAAAATTTAGACTTCTATGTGAGAGAGAAGCTGTCGAAAGCTGGTATCTAAGCTTGATGAAAGAGTATAGCAACATTACAAATATTCTCAATCAGAACGGTTTTGCTTGGGATGAAACAGAGCAGATGGTGATAGCTGACGATGATGACTGGTCTGCTTATATCAAG GAACACCCAGGTGCAATGAAATACAAAGGCAGGGTCCTGGGTAGTTATAACGATCTTTGTGTAATATATGGTAATAGCGTGGCAGCAGGGAGATCAAGTTACTTGGGTGTAAACACGGTGATTGACAACAATGCCTTTGATATGGGGATTGATGGTGTTTTTGGAGATGCACCATACCCTACTGGAAAACTTGAAATATCTGATCAAAGGCATAAACGGAAGTCTCTGTCTTCCTCCACAACGATGGCTTCGAGGAAAGTTCACAGACCTAAGCGAGGAGAGGCTAAAGAACCAGTTGGTCTGAAACCAATGGGAGTTATGGAGGAGCACAACGAAGAACGGATCTCAATCGAAGAAATTGTCAATGCACTTCAAGTTATACCAGACATGGACGACGAGAACTTCTTGGAAGCTTGTAAACTTCTAGAAAACGAGGAAAAAGCCAAGGTATTTGTGGCAATGGACGTAAAACAGAGAAGGAAATGGCTATTTAGAAAGCTTTACAGATAG